In Juglans microcarpa x Juglans regia isolate MS1-56 chromosome 7D, Jm3101_v1.0, whole genome shotgun sequence, the following are encoded in one genomic region:
- the LOC121238695 gene encoding 3-oxo-5-alpha-steroid 4-dehydrogenase 2-like — translation MCLQKLREGERARKRELTMLVSILLSFSFPASTSLFITALSVINLTSSAYIGFSEVRGKHLLYSKFWNAISSESGRRKGEQITLSSRTGMLFLYTPTFLVGLASFVLFPLQDLRILLLVSAITLHFFKRVLEVLFVHKYSGRMVLDSVIVISSGYFVSFASMIYAQHLTQGSSEPPVDLKYPGILLFLVGISGNFYHHFLLSKLRREEGDKEYRIPKGGLFNLVICPHYLFEIIDLLGISFISQTLYAFCLTLGSVFYLIARSYATGRWYLSKFEDFPEDVKALIPYVF, via the exons ATGTGCCTGCAGAAActcagagagggagagagagcgcGCAAAAGGGAGTTGACCATGTTGGTCTCCATTTTGCTGAGTTTTTCATTCCCTGCATCCACTTCTCTTTTCATCACGGCATTATCTGTGATTAACTTGACATCCTCTGCTTATATTGGGTTCTCCGAAGTACGAGGAAAGCACTTGTTGTACTCCAAATTTTGGAATGCAATTTCTTCAGAATCTGGACGAAGAAAAGGAGAGCAAATTACTCTTTCTAGCAGAACAGGCATGCTGTTTCTTTATACTCCCACGTTTCTTGTTGGTCTCGCATCCTTTGTGCTTTTCCCACTTCAGGATCTTCGAATCTTATTGCTCGTTTCTGCTATAacccttcatttcttcaagagagTCTTAGAG GTCCTATTTGTCCACAAATACAGCGGCAGGATGGTTCTTGATTCTGTAATTGTCATCTCTTCTGGTTACTTTGTGTCCTTTGCAAGCATGATCTATGCCCAACACCTGACACAAGGAAGTTCAGAGCCACCAGTTGACTTAAAGTATCCCGGAATTTTGCTGTTTCTTGTGGGTATCAGTGGCAACTTCTACCACCATTTCCTGCTCTCCAAACTGAGGAGGGAAGAGGGTGACAAAGAATATAGGATTCCCAAGGGTGGTTTATTTAACTTGGTGATATGCCCACATTATCTTTTCGAAATTATAGATCTCTTAGGGATCTCATTCATCTCTCAGACATTGTATGCATTCTGTCTCACACTAGGCTCTGTGTTTTACCTGATAGCAAGGAGTTATGCCACTGGGAGATGGTACctgtcaaaatttgaagattttccTGAGGATGTCAAGGCTCTCATTCCCTATGTTTTCTAG
- the LOC121238696 gene encoding LOW QUALITY PROTEIN: steroid 5-alpha-reductase DET2-like (The sequence of the model RefSeq protein was modified relative to this genomic sequence to represent the inferred CDS: inserted 1 base in 1 codon) — MVVSILPRFIFPPPNSLFVTAMSVISLTSLAYTGFSEVRGRHLQYSKFWNVISPESGTRRKGKQIKLSSRTGMLLLYTPAFLAGLTSFVIFPHQDLRLLLLDSALTLHFFKRVFEVLFVHKYSGSMVLDSAIPITLSYFLSTATMIYAQHLTKGMPEPPVDLMYLGVLLFLIGISGNFYHHFLLSKLRXEGDKEYRIPKGGLFDLVLCPHYLFEIIDFIGISFISQTWYALSFTLGTIFYLMGRSHATRRWYLSKFEDFPEDVKALIPFVF, encoded by the exons ATGGTGGTCTCCATTTTACCGAGATTTATTTTCCCACCACCCAATTCTCTTTTCGTCACGGCGATGTCCGTGATTAGCTTAACATCTTTAGCTTATACTGGGTTCTCCGAAGTAAGAGGAAGGCACTTGCAATATTCCAAGTTTTGGAACGTAATTTCTCCAGAATCTGgaacaagaagaaaaggaaagcaGATCAAGCTTTCTAGCAGAACGGGCATGCTCCTTCTTTATACTCCTGCATTTCTTGCTGGTCTCACCTCTTTTGTGATTTTCCCACATCAGGATCTCCGGCTTTTACTGCTTGATTCTGCTCTAACTCTTCATTTCTTTAAGAGGGTCTTCGAG GTACTCTTTGTGCACAAATACAGCGGCTCGATGGTTCTTGATTCTGCAATTCCCATTACTCTTAGTTACTTCTTGTCCACAGCAACCATGATCTATGCCCAACACCTAACAAAAGGGATGCCAGAGCCACCTGTTGATTTGATGTATCTTGGAGTTTTGCTGTTTCTTATTGGTATCAGTGGCAACTTCTACCACCATTTCCTGCTCTCCAAACTGA GAGAGGGTGACAAAGAATATAGGATTCCCAAGGGTGGTTTATTTGACCTAGTGTTATGCCCACATTATCTTTTCGAAATCATAGATTTCATAGGGATCTCATTCATATCTCAGACATGGTATGCACTCTCTTTCACTCTGGGCACTATTTTCTACCTGATGGGAAGAAGTCATGCTACAAGAAGATGGTACTTatctaaatttgaagatttcCCTGAGGATGTCAAGGCTCTCATTCCATTTGTGTTCTAG